From Toxorhynchites rutilus septentrionalis strain SRP chromosome 2, ASM2978413v1, whole genome shotgun sequence, a single genomic window includes:
- the LOC129770138 gene encoding 2-(3-amino-3-carboxypropyl)histidine synthase subunit 1: MAAIEVEIAPEVKIVKAKPVRKVFKGATRVVNKIPQALLDDVELNAAIGVLPTNYNFEIHKSIWRIREMKAKRVALQMPEGLLMFSLVISDIIERFTEADTIIMGDVTYGACCVDDYTAKALGADLLIHYGHSCLVPVDQTAGIKVLYVFVDIKIDVLHFIESVKLNFPKNRKLALVSTIQFVATLHLAAKELREAEYDVVIPQSKPLSPGEILGCTAPRIENDRVVIYLGDGRFHLEAAMISNPSLEAYKYDPYEKKFTREHYDHAAMRRNRKKAIDDSRDAKKFGLILGTLGRQGSTKVMEHLQRRLKHHKRQAVIILLSEIFPNKLELFKDVDAFVQVACPRLSIDWGTAFAKPLLTPYELSVALGDAQWKLDSGCDRPVDQGSLSNGDTLIQAQEAYPMDFYAHKSLGEWTPNHKPLDICENSLSGGCCGKCTEEKKDQKRISNK, translated from the exons ATGGCAGCTATTGAGGTTGAGATAGCACCGGAGGTGAAAATTGTTAAGGCTAAACCCGTCAGGAAGGTATTCAAAGGGGCCACTAGAGTGGTGAACAAAATACCCCAAGCGCTGTTGGACGATGTAGAACTCAATGCTGCCATTGGAGTGCTTCCCACTAACTACAATTTTGAGATTCACAAATCGATCTGGCGCATCCGGGAGATGAAGGCAAAGAGAGTGGCTTTACAGATGCCAGAAG GCCTCCTAATGTTTTCACTCGTGATCAGTGATATAATTGAGCGTTTCACTGAAGCAGACACAATTATAATGGGTGATGTTACGTACGGAGCATGTTGTGTAGATGATTACACTGCCAAAGCGTTAGGTGCTGATCTGTTGATACACTATGGTCACAGTTGTCTTGTTCCCGTGGATCAAACCGCCGGCATTAAAGTGTTGTATGTTTTTGTAGACATCAAAATAGACGTGTTGCATTTCATTGAGAGCGTGAAactcaattttccaaaaaaccgTAAATTGGCTCTGGTTAGCACTATCCAATTTGTTGCAACCCTCCACCTCGCGGCTAAAGAGTTACGAGAGGCCGAATATGACGTTGTAATTCCTCAATCCAAACCACTGAGTCCAGGGGAAATCCTTGGCTGTACGGCACCTCGGATAGAAAATGATCGAGTGGTCATCTATTTGGGAGACGGCCGGTTTCATTTGGAGGCGGCAATGATTTCGAATCCTTCACTAGAAGCCTACAAATATGATCCTTATGAGAAGAAATTCACTCGGGAGCATTACGATCATGCTGCGATGCGAAGGAACCGAAAGAAGGCAATCGATGATAGTCGTGATGCTAAAAAATTCGGACTCATTTTGGGAACATTGGGACGGCAAGGATCTACAAAGGTTATGGAGCACTTACAAAGGAGACTAAAACACCACAAGCGACAGGCTGTTATCATATTACTGTCGGAAATATTCCCGAATAAACTGGAACTTTTCAAGGATGTTGACGCGTTCGTGCAG GTTGCTTGTCCGCGTCTTTCTATCGATTGGGGAACAGCGTTCGCGAAGCCCCTGTTGACACCATATGAGCTTTCTGTAGCACTTGGTGATGCCCAATGGAAGCTGGACAGTGGATGCGATAGGCCTGTGGATCAAGGGTCCCTCTCGAATGGAGATACGTTGATACAAGCTCAGGAGGCTTATCCAATGGATTTTTACGCACACAAAAGTCTCGGTGAATGGACTCCCAATCACAAACCCTTGGACATTTGTGAGAATTCTCTGAGTGGTGGATGCTGcggaaaatgtacagaggaGAAAAAGGATCAAAAACGGATCTCGAATAAATGA
- the LOC129770137 gene encoding protein hold'em, producing MTDVIVTKRINQISHDSRNFIIVGVIIAKSDPKFFDSASFSSGNDSGSARGVITLTIRDSERDTINSTIWGSQFIIDSYDSQFHIGDVVTITKAKVGPVGHDKSEQFKPTTTSAFSLSFAEQDGSRIKLYEGHDIDQFKRLLAVAPVPAAETYPLADIASGGQSISGRSVNVLVVVQNIRARKQIVIAKTGKIKYLREVIVMDASHAGMSMKFWNHEYVERIEKWIPLTTVLLITDVRIEYNQYYKAICLGMNSKTIVTEDPAIEEGDHLLVHAMKATGQDSDMTSSLTSNAIDPNTINSVMTIQQILDRAEGDLKDDQEQFAALCYAVITKFDLDGYSRITSRKCLNCKTMLRQSEERCNRTECLHNPYNISVYFDIPVDMTDHTGTLSNCRLTSQAAENTLNCKVEAFLKMSDLQKGKLKWRFLLERCALKFVIKRKSPIRFQTMVSIVECVIAKPQEVESKIKVY from the exons ATGACCGACGTAATTGTAACAAAACGTATAAACCAAATAAGTCACGATTCTCGTAACTTCATCATAGTTGGTGTTATAATAGCAAAAAGCGATCCGAAGTTTTTCGATAGCGCTTCGTTTAGTTCTGGAAATGATTCGGGCTCCGCAAGAGGAGTGATAACCCTGACGATCCGTGACAGCGAACGTGACACAATAAACAGTACGATTTGGGGTTCACAGTTCATTATCGATTCATATGATAGCCAGTTTCATATTGGTGATGTAGTGACAATTACGAAGGCAAAAGTAGGTCCAGTAGGGCACGACAAATCGGAGCAGTTCAAACCAACAACTACGTCTGCGTTCAGCCTATCATTCGCCGAGCAGGACGGAAGCAGAATCAAACTGTATGAGGGACATGACATCGATCAGTTCAAGAGATTATTGGCCGTTGCTCCAGTTCCGGCAGCTGAAACTTATCCTCTGGCGGACATTGCATCAGGAGGACAAAGTATTAGCGGACGGAGTGTAAATGTTTTGGTGGTGGTTCAAAATATAAGAGCCAGGAAGCAGATTGTTATTGCTAAAACAGGAAAAATCAAATATCTGAGAGAAGTAATCGTAATGGACGCCAGCCATGCTGGGATGTCGATGAAATTTTGGAACCACGAATACGTTGAAAGGATTGAAAAATGGATTCCTCTTACAACGGTTCTACTAATAACGGATGTTAGAATTGAGTATAATCAATATTATAAGGCAATTTGCCTTGGGATGAACTCGAAAACAATTGTTACCGAAGATCCCGCTATCGAGGAAGGGGATCACTTACTCGTCCATGCTATGAAAGCTACGGGCCAGGATTCTGATATGACAAGCTCTCTTACATCTAACGCTATTGATC CGAACACAATCAATTCTGTGATGACCATACAGCAAATCCTGGATCGAGCTGAAGGTGATCTTAAAGACGATCAGGAACAATTTGCTGCTTTATGCTACGCGGTTATTACTAAATTTGATCTGGATGGTTATTCGAGAATAACAAGTCGCAAGTG tcTAAACTGCAAAACAATGCTTCGTCAATCGGAGGAAAGATGCAATCGGACGGAGTGTTTGCATAACCCATACAACATCAGTGTGTATTTCGATATACCGGTTGACATGACCGATCACACCGGAACTTTGTCGAACTGTAGATTAACTAGCCAGGCTGCTGAGAACACGCTTAACTGTAAAGTAGAAGCGTTTCTGAAAATGAGCGATCTACAGAAGGGTAAACTCAAGTGGCGCTTCCTGTTGGAGCGCTGTGCTTTGAAATTTGTCATTAAACGAAAGTCGCCCATTCGTTTTCAAACGATGGTTTCCATCGTTGAGTGCGTCATCGCGAAACCTCAAGAGGTGGAATCCAAAAttaaagtttattaa
- the LOC129766138 gene encoding uncharacterized protein LOC129766138, translating into MSGGEELMACPYNRSHRIRPLAMSRHLYKCRRNHPSTKMDKCPFNSTHLVPKQEIQLHTIICNDRAHFELYKYCVSSTVESKKGKYRDAEPELIYNNDPPVIKGKISLEKDECWDKLNRSNDSPVAKGKTLLDNDKSWSESDISTKLDSTPELIYHNDPPVTKSGTLLDDDECWDDSNVPAYNPLEYISQAKVIRKAPPHMKPSEKKQFRRNEQIRLKSFDMQKLDKELNDISASFSQQINIRRKKHNTV; encoded by the coding sequence ATGTCTGGAGGAGAAGAATTAATGGCGTGTCCGTACAACCGTTCTCACCGAATAAGACCATTGGCAATGAGCAGGCATCTCTACAAATGTCGCAGAAATCATCCATCCACTAAAATGGATAAATGTCCGTTTAATTCCACACACTTGGTTCCCAAACAGGAAATCCAGCTGCATACCATTATCTGTAACGATAGAGCCCACTTTGAGTTGTACAAATATTGTGTTTCAAGCACTGTCGAGAGTAAAAAAGGAAAGTATAGAGATGCGGAACCTGAATTGATTTATAACAATGATCCGCCAGTTATAAAGGGGAAAATCTCGCTCGAAAAAGATGAGTGTTGGGATAAATTGAATCGCAGCAATGATTCACCGGTTGCGAAGGGTAAAACGTTGCTCGACAATGACAAGAGCTGGAGTGAGTCCGACATATCCACGAAGCTAGATTCGACTCCCGAATTGATTTACCATAATGATCCTCCGGTAACGAAGAGCGGTACCTTGCTCGACGATGATGAATGCTGGGATGACTCCAACGTACCTGCATACAATCCATTGGAGTATATCTCCCAAGCTAAGGTGATTCGAAAGGCACCACCTCATATGAAACCGTCGGAGAAGAAGCAGTTCCGTCGCAACGAACAGATTCGATTGAAGTCTTTTGATATGCAGAAACTCGATAAAGAGCTGAATGATATCAGCGCTTCGTTTTCACAACAAATTAATATTCGAAGGAAAAAGCATAACACAGTTTAA
- the LOC129770134 gene encoding dynein intermediate chain 3, ciliary-like, with protein MDIEYAYNKERRDFGRQCLFSDKNKVEFSEPANHEYFKDYILRDPVHLGTQYSRQMALSEINTESAEYENRGILHSEGGWPKDVNYLDPEQTVRYRRKIEKDENYVTQLTALTKPMEHYIYQNNAVNIYESYFEGLEPAPLMEKSNSRTLNVYRDPSIYKQPVTHLSWSPDGGSKIAVSHCNMNFHETTGKAVCSYIWETENPNAPLLRFTPHSSMVCLEYNQKDPSTLVSGMYNGQVAAWDTRNEKAPVMISAREFSHRAPVNSALWINSKSGTEFFSGSSDSQVMWWDTRKLSQPIDTLLMDPIKSDEQDLSRSYGVSCLEYETSIPTRFMCGTEQGMLFSCNRKGKSPQEKIVFRLQCHTGPIYSLTRNPAFVKNFLTIGDWIARIWSEDCRESSIIWTKHHNVMLTDGVWNPTRYSIFYVSRVDGVLDAWDLLQQQSEPILSIKVCDESLKCLRAHETGYLVGAGSSKGATFLLEMSDNMTSIKNDKPLLTAMLERENRREKILEAKSREMKLKVRTLHRQEDVVEEKPKLFQCKSACDAAEQEYFQVLEKERKARSPEEYDQEYDARKIAEQVKDDVSDDEFKE; from the exons ATGGATATTGAGTACGCGTATAACAAGGAACGTCGTGACTTCGGCCGCCAATGTCTGTTTTCGGACAAGAACAAAGTCGAGTTCTCGGAACCAGCCAATCATGAATACTTCAAGGATTACATTCTCCGTGATCCTGTTCACCTTGGAACACAGTACAGCCGTCAAATGGCCTTGAGTGAAATAAATACCGAGAGTGCGGAATACGAGAATCGTGGAATACTGCACTCGGAAGGTGGGTGGCCGAAGGATGTGAACTATCTGGATCCCGAGCAGACTGTTCGATACCGTAGAAAGATTGAGAAGGATGAAAACTATGTGACTCAGCTAACAGCACTTACAAAGCCTATGGAGCACTATATCTATCAGAACAATGCGGTGAATATTTACGAGAGTTACTTCGAGGGTTTGGAGCCGGCCCCTTTGATGGAGAAAAGCAATTCGAGGACTTTGAATGTTTACAGAGATCCATCGATCTACAAGCAACCGGTGACCCATTTATCCTGGTCGCCAGATGGAGGTTCGAAGATAGCTGTGTCACATTGTAATATGAATTTTCACGAAACAACCGGGAAGGCCGTATGTTCGTATATTTGGGAAACGGAGAATCCAAACGCTCCACTGCTGAGATTTACTCCGCACAGTTCTATGGTTTGCTTGGAATACAATCAAAAAGATCCCAGTACTCTCGTTAGTGGTATGTATAACGGACAGGTGGCCGCATGGGATACGAGGAACGAAAAGGCGCCAGTTATGATAAGCGCGCGCGAGTTTTCTCACCGAGCGCCGGTTAATTCTGCTTTATggataaattcaaaaagtggCACCGAGTTCTTTTCCGGATCATCTGACAGCCAGGTCATGTGGTGGGATACGAGGAAACTTTCGCAGCCAATTGATACTCTTCTAATGGATCCTATCAAATCGGATGAGCAGGACTTATCCCGTTCCTACGGAGTTAGCTGTTTGGAGTATGAAACTTCGATACCAACAAGATTTATGTGTGGAACCGAACAAGGAATGTTGTTCTCTTGCAATAGGAAGGGTAAATCACCACAGGAGAAAATCGTGTTCAGG CTCCAATGTCACACTGGACCAATCTACTCTCTCACACGTAATCCGGCATTCGTTAAAAACTTCCTCACGATAGGAGATTGGATTGCGCGCATTTGGTCGGAAGATTGCCGAGAGAGTTCAATCATTTGGACGAAGCATCATAATGTCATGTTAACGGATGGTGTATGGAATCCCACACGGTACTCTATATTTTATGTAAGCCGCGTTGATGGTGTTCTCGATGCGTGGGATTTGCTGCAACAGCAGAGTGAGCCGATTCTGAGCATCAAGGTGTGTGACGAAAGTTTGAAATGTTTGCGGGCTCATGAAACGGGATATTTGGTGGGAGCGGGTAGCAGCAAAGGAGCCACTTTTTTGTTGGAAATGTCCGATAACATGACCTCGATCAAAAATGACAAACCATTGCTAACGGCg ATGTTAGAACGTGAAAATCGTAGGGAAAAGATTCTGGAAGCTAAATCGAGGGAGATGAAACTCAAAGTGCGTACGTTACATCGACAAGAAGACGTTGTCGAAGAGAAACCTAAATTGTTCCAGTGTAAAT CTGCGTGTGATGCTGCTGAGCAAGAATATTTCCAAGTCCTGGAGAAGGAGAGAAAAGCAAGATCCCCCGAAGAATATGACCAAG AATATGATGCTCGGAAAATTGCGGAACAAGTAAAAGATGACGTTTCAGATGATGAATTTAAAGAATAA